The following nucleotide sequence is from Bactrocera oleae isolate idBacOlea1 chromosome 2, idBacOlea1, whole genome shotgun sequence.
acaaaaagcaaaagaaacAAACTCGTCATGACGGTGGTGCTGCCGATTTAGAACGCGTTACAGATTATGCGGAGGAGAAGGAAATTTCGGCAGCGCACATATCCAGTGTGAGTGGACATTAATATTACTTtactaacaaatatttaaattatattaacaattgACATAATAGGCAGTAGAGCAAATCGGCAACAAACGCAGCAAAGAAGATGAACGTAAGGTGGCCAAAGAGATGGAGCTGCTGAAGGTGCATGTGAAAAAAGAGGACATTGAACTGATTGTGAGTCGGCTTGTAGGAACATGTGATTTTggtcatatttatttttcttttagatGAATGAAATGTTAATATCACGCACACAGGCAGAGAAAGTACTGCGTGAACAAAGCGGAGATGTAGTTGCGGCGTTAGAGGCAATAATCGCTAACTAATGTTCTTTCAACTGATAAATCACATATGAGAACAGTTGTGTGtactattaatattttgtaaaaataaaagaaatgtcaTACTAGAATTATAGTCTGAAGGACAATTTTACTTTAGTGTTGCAAAATCCCATCTTTAAATTACAGTGACAGCCGAGAATACGCAAATTTAGCCCTCGCAAAATTATGGTggatttatatgaaataatatcAAACTTTCTTTACTTccgcatttatttttaaatcaatttcatTTGCCACTTTATATAAAGTAGCGAGTTTATACTTtaattatactatatatttatatgtatgcatgttttaACAGCTACATATGGatatgaaaaccaaaaataCCGCAATATAGGCTTAAAGGTCGTTTATAGTGTAAATTACATATTTCTTTGTGAATATTTTATCGTTATCTTCgtagattattattattaattttttatgagctTACGTGCTGTTTTgtaattttgggtaaaattttttaaataacgaaattaaaacaataacaaagacAAACCACAGTTTAAGCAGTTTGAATAAACtacgtatttaaataattttgtaagttGTCACAAGAaggcatattaatattttgcgctTTGCGGAAGAGTTCACGATCGCCAAAGGAGCGAGCCTTGGCTAACATAGAATCACCTGAAAAGACGCAAACAAATTTTGACATAATTCGCGGATTAAGGTGCAATCACTTACGGTAGTTGCGTTCCCGACTACAAGAATACTTTAGGTGATCTATATAGTCTTCTTCCACTGACTCTTCCAAACGCCCAACAGATCCTTGATATTCAGCATGAAAGTTGTTCTTCACATAGTAGGGTACTTTCAGACGGTTTGTCTCACGTTTCACAGCGTATTTgctgcgaaaaaaattttttattttattttgtacacaataaatatgtatatacatatatttatgtatatctctGTATACTTACTATGATGGCGACAAACTATAAATAGGGTCCGATATGAAAAATGAGGATACCATCGATAAGGCGATTATTAACAATATAGGCAAAAAGTTGATAAGCGCCGAAGAGTTTGATTGATTCTGTTAGCAGTgcataaaaagataaataaagtATAATGTTCGGAATCAAAATTCACACTTACTTCGCCGTCATCGCGATGCTGTTGCCTGCGACGTTGTTGACGCATATAAACATTCTGCTGGGCGAATCCTCCACCGAAGAACATATTAAATAGATCTTCCGGGCTAACCTCAGCCTGGAAACCACGCGCATAAGCATATTCGTAGTTGTCTCTGCGTACACCGTGACCACTAGTGTGTGTCTCATTAATGCCATACAAATCATATTGTTTACGTTTCTCAGCATCTGTGAGAATAGCTGCAGCATTTCCAACTGCTTTAAAGGCATCAGCAGCACCGGGTGCCTTATTTTTGTCAGGATGGAGTAATAAGGCCAGCTTCTTATATGactttttaatttcagaatCCGTTGCTTCTTTGGTAATACTAAGTATTTCATAATAATTGCGACAACTGCAAGAAATCTACAATTATTAGCTAAAATTCACTAAATTCTTTATAAAATCAATACTCACCCTTTAACTTTGCGCACGGCCTCTAATTGCTCTTTCGTATATTCAGGCTCCACATGACGTGAGTCAGAGTTCTTGCGTTTACGTGGACCATTACCATTAGACGCACCGTTACGATGTGGCGAGCCACTTGCATTGCCACTGTTGCTAGTTTTGTTTCCTCCAGTCGTTGCGCCGGTCTTAACTTTTGACAAGAGTTCTAGGGCAGTTGAAAACGTAAATGTTATTAGGAAATTGTTTTATTGCTGTAATTTGGTTTTATGTTTTCTCACCTTTAGCACGTTCAGTTGGGAATAGTTTTTCCGCTTTCAGCAAGAACTTTTCAGCCTTTTCCATTTTACCCTCGGCAAAGGCTTGCACCGCTATATCAATGCACCGATGCGATTCATCTTTATTGCCATCCATCTTAGCTGTACACCTGCTGCTATCGTGTGTTGATTAATTAACtttcaattattgtttaatattactaaatttaaattcacCACCCCCCTCAAGTGACGAGACAAGTGATGGTAACCGAATGCAACGAAGTTCTGCGAGCGACCGAAGGGTTCGGATCGAAGTCTTCAAACAATCCTAAATACTTACTcgcacttttattttttatctatgTACAGTAAAATAGTGTTAGCTAATCCGTCTGTACATTTATTTTGTAtcgttatacctttaaaaattttcctttttctaCAATAGATCTCTTTGACCGTGTCtatgaaaattttcttttacctaCACATcagtttttacattttcttttactCATCTTCTACTTCACCATATTACAGGGTTGATTTATGTCTTTGAGACTTTACaatagtttatatttatatttaaaatattaataccaAATATGGTTAGCATAATAAAAACTAGCAGTAGTcccaatttttaaacaatattaatttcCACTCATATccaatattttagaatttttccaCTTCGTAGTACAACATCACCAAACCACAAATAACGAAATAGATTTTTAATATCACTAACGTAACAATTTCTAACGTTAAAAAGGTACCCATCAACATCTTTGGACGACAATAATGAAAAACCTACTTTTAACTGTTATTTTGGTTATGTGACAAGACATTTGTTTATTTCCTCCCAATCAGATCGATAAATACTTCTTATCGATTGCTATATAATTGTTGTCATATTTGGTTGGCGTGTTGGTTTTACATGCGTGTAGAAATTTGGCAGCTCTGGGCGAACTTTCCTATCGACGTCGTTTCGTTTCGTTGCGTCCGCGAAAATAGCAACAT
It contains:
- the LOC106627707 gene encoding dnaJ homolog subfamily B member 12, which produces MDGNKDESHRCIDIAVQAFAEGKMEKAEKFLLKAEKLFPTERAKELLSKVKTGATTGGNKTSNSGNASGSPHRNGASNGNGPRKRKNSDSRHVEPEYTKEQLEAVRKVKGCRNYYEILSITKEATDSEIKKSYKKLALLLHPDKNKAPGAADAFKAVGNAAAILTDAEKRKQYDLYGINETHTSGHGVRRDNYEYAYARGFQAEVSPEDLFNMFFGGGFAQQNVYMRQQRRRQQHRDDGENQSNSSALINFLPILLIIALSMVSSFFISDPIYSLSPSYKYAVKRETNRLKVPYYVKNNFHAEYQGSVGRLEESVEEDYIDHLKYSCSRERNYRDSMLAKARSFGDRELFRKAQNINMPSCDNLQNYLNT
- the LOC106627708 gene encoding huntingtin-interacting protein K → MSETEINGTEEEVQDKKQKKQTRHDGGAADLERVTDYAEEKEISAAHISSAVEQIGNKRSKEDERKVAKEMELLKVHVKKEDIELIMNEMLISRTQAEKVLREQSGDVVAALEAIIAN